GAGGAATAGCCGATCTCTTCAAGCATTTCACCGTATCCCGGCACTTCTTCTGCACGCTCCCCAAATGTAAAAAGAGCTTCTGTGCATCCTGCCCGTACTCCGTTTTCAAGAACAGAAATAACCTCTTCAGGCTTCATGAGCCGGGCCCCGGGCTGTCCGGGTTCCCGCCGAAAGCCGCAGTAACCGCACTGATTTCTGCAGATATTGGTTACAGGGATGAAAACGTTTTTTGAATAAGTCACGAAAGGAACTTTTTTCGATGTAATGTAAAACACCTGCTTCTGGTTTTTTCGGGCTTCAACCGAGGACTTTTTCCATAACCGACATTACTCCAAGAGCCACTCCCTCGACTTCTATGCCGCCTTTTCCTTTGGCTCCGTCTCCAACAACATAAAGCCCGGAAAAAGGAGTTTCATTTCCAGGGTCAGTGCCCGAAGCTGCCCTGTTTACAGGCCATTCGTCATGGTATGACTGGATAAGAAGGACTTCATACCTCTTACCCGGGAAAATCTCTTTCAGGTCCTCAAGACCCATTTCGATTTCGGATTCGAGGTTCTTAACGTTCTCAGGTGCAACATACTGGTGGCACATGGTAAGGTGCTTTCCCGGAGGGGCCAGTTCGGGGTCAGCCTGAGTAACTTCATTGACACCGTTTATGCGCCTTGTATAGGGGGTTAACAGAACTCCTGTGTGACCTACAAGAGGCTCATCTGCTGCAAGACAGATCTTTATGCCTGCGGAAGGCTGAAGAGTCCCGACCATTTTAAAGTAGGCTGCATCTGCTTCTTTTGAGAGGGCTTCACTGCAGAGCACAGCAGTTGCAGCATGGCCGAGATTACTGATAACCAGGTCAGCATCATGTATCCTGTCATCGGCAATTATTCCTGCAGCTTTTCCGTTTTCAATTAGGATTTTTGAGACTTCCTGTCCGGTGTGTATTTTCCCTCCATTTGCTGAAATAACGGTTTCAAGGGCATCAATAATCCCTTTACACCCGCCTTCAGGGATACCTGTTCCTCCAAACCGGTACATGTTTTCAATTATCTCAAAAACTTCTTCTACCGGGACTTCGTCGCTTTTCAGGCTGAGAGCCCAGCCGCAGAAAGAATCGGCAAATTTTATCAGCCATTCATCACTGACCTGGCTCTTAATCCAGGCCTGAAGCGAGCTTCCGGATGGACGGTTTTTCCTTGTGCTGACAATCAGGAGGGCTATTTTCATTCGGTCTTTATAGGAAAGAAGAGAAGGAAAATCATTGAAAGAAATATCTTTGAAGCCTTTCACGTAGTCCGGGTTTCCTTTCTTGAGGGGGACGCGTACAGTGGTCATTTCTGACCTCACTATATTTACACTGGCTTCGACTTCTTTGAGGAAACAGGCAAGGGGTCCTCCGGGTCCGTTGGGAAGCATGTGGAAAGCTCCGCTGGATAGCTGGAACCCTTTATAACTGAGGTTGGTAAACCTGCCACCTGTGATGGGAAGCCTTTCAAAAACTTCAACCTCATGCCCTGCTTTTGATAAACGGGCAGCGCTTAAAAGCCCTCCAAGTCCTGCACCTATGACAACCGTTTTCATGCCGGCACCTCAATAGCTTTCACAGGGCAGTAGGGGATGCACATCCCGCAATCCACACAGGCATCAGTAGCCCGTGCTCTCCCCCTTACTTCTATTGCTCCCTTTTTGCAAAAAGAAGCGCACTGGCCACACCCTACACAGTTATCGTTTATCTTCATGAGTTCCACCAGCTTTTCTATCGTGAAAAGGATTATTATAATGTATTGGTATACCGTATCGACCCATATCTCAGCACCGGTGCGAGACGGGATTTTCTGGTTATTATGCGCCGGTTGTATTATGTAATAGGTAATATACTATGAAATTATCCCATCCGGAGTATAATAGAGCTTAAGGGAATACAGATAAGATGTATACACAATTATTATACCCAGGGTTTGCCAGGAAAGAAACGAGTTCTTTTTAATGGAAAAAAATTGCCTGTTTTCCTGTTTACATGGAAAATTTTCAGCATACTAAGTTCCTTATTATTTTCATTCCATAACTTGCCTCAAGAAGGCTTTAACCTCCAGATTCATCATTATTATTTATGTAATATTTAGTGCATTTTTTATGAGGATAAAAATAATTAGTGGAGATATATAATTCCTTGCCATTCCCTGGAAAAAAACCTGTAATTTCAGGAAACTGCTTTCCAGAATATGACAGCTGTTAAAAAATAACATATTTATGGGGTATATATAATTTCGTAACTGGACCAGGGCTTTTCCCCCAGTTTATTTAGACATTTCTATATTTTAAAAACAGATTTTTAATTATTTAGACTTAATATTTATATAATATTAATTATCTAGCAAATAACTATAAATATCCCCTGATTTATTTGCAGAACTAGCTAGCTACCTTTAATCTTAATTATTAATTATATTACTTTCACGCGAATGAGTCAAAACCATCGGAAGGATGGAGTTCTCCTGACTTTCGGAAATTTATCATATAATCCTGGGCATCGAAAAGTAAATTTTTCAAGGCCTGGGAGTCAGGATGTCCATATTCAAGAGCCATCTTCAGTAAAAAGGCACCTGGGTACAGACATTCTCTACCGGGCCTGTACCGGTCAAATGGTTTGTAAATAACCGGAAGATTCGGACAGTCTTTTTGTCCAGCATCTTGAAAATTAAAAATTAAAATCATGCGACGCTGCAATTTCAGATTGCTGCACTTTGATAGGTGATACAATGTCTGGAATAATTGATAGCTATATACCGGTTGCCATATTTCTTGCCGTGGGACTGATCATGCCTCCCATGACAATGTTCATGGTAAAACAACTGAGTCCGAGGAGCAAAGCAGCCAGCAAATACACAACATACGAGTCGGGTTCCGTTCCAACAGGAACTGCAAGGATCCAGTTCAATGTTGAGTATTATCTCTATGCAATTGCTTTCGTTCTTTTTGATATTGAGGTGCTTTTCCTTTACCCTTGGGCTACAGTCTATAAGGGGCATGGGATTACCTCAATTGCAGTGGTTGAAATGTTTGTATTCATTTTCATACTGCTCTTCGGATATGTATATCTCTGGAAGAAGGAGGCCCTTACATGGGTGAAGTGAAGGAGACAAAAACGAATAACTCAAAGGAAAACCCGGAAGAAGAAGTCCCCGGAGTCATCACAACAACTACAAGTGCAATCCACAATTTCCTCAAGAAAACAAAGGCTCAGGACATAATCAACTGGGGTCGAAAAAACTCTCTCTGGTTCATGACCCAGCCCATGGGCTGCTGCGGTGTGGAAATGATTGCAACCGGCTGCGCCCATTATGATACTGACCGTTTCGGGATTATTCCGAGGAACTCCCCAAGGCATGCGGATGTCATGATCATCAGCGGCTACGTGACAAAAAAGTATCTTCCGGCGTTAAAGAGGCTCTGGGACCAGATGCCTGCGCCCAAATGGGTTATTGCCATGGGGGACTGTGCAATCAGCGGCGGACCATTTTACGAGTCCTACAGCACTGTTCAGAACATCGACGAAATCTTCCCTATCGATGTATATATTCCGGGATGTCCCCCCAGACCTGAAGCCCTGATCCAGGGGTTTGTGGAACTGCAGGAAAAAATAAAAGCCAGAAAGGACCGGGGAACGGAATACTGAGGAGATTAAGGCTTATTTGAGGGAATATAATGGACGCCAGAACGATTATAGAATCATTAACCGGGAAATTCCCGGAAGCGATTTCTGAAGCCGGGATCGAATCTCCAATCCGTATCCGGGCATATGTTGACAAAGATAAAGCAAAGGAGGTCTGCGAGTACCTTAAGGGCTCCCTTCAGTTCGACCACCTCTGTTCCGTGAGCGGAGTGGACTATCCTCAGAGGGACGAACTCGAAGCAGTGTATCATATAGCTTCATATGACCACCCCGTAGTCCTTATGCTGAAAGCAAGACTGCCAAGGGATTCTCCGGAAATAGAATCCGTTGTGTCTGTATACTGGAATGCAAACTGGTATGAAAGGGAGACCTACGAACTCTACGGGATAT
This window of the Methanosarcina mazei S-6 genome carries:
- a CDS encoding phytoene desaturase family protein, with the translated sequence MKTVVIGAGLGGLLSAARLSKAGHEVEVFERLPITGGRFTNLSYKGFQLSSGAFHMLPNGPGGPLACFLKEVEASVNIVRSEMTTVRVPLKKGNPDYVKGFKDISFNDFPSLLSYKDRMKIALLIVSTRKNRPSGSSLQAWIKSQVSDEWLIKFADSFCGWALSLKSDEVPVEEVFEIIENMYRFGGTGIPEGGCKGIIDALETVISANGGKIHTGQEVSKILIENGKAAGIIADDRIHDADLVISNLGHAATAVLCSEALSKEADAAYFKMVGTLQPSAGIKICLAADEPLVGHTGVLLTPYTRRINGVNEVTQADPELAPPGKHLTMCHQYVAPENVKNLESEIEMGLEDLKEIFPGKRYEVLLIQSYHDEWPVNRAASGTDPGNETPFSGLYVVGDGAKGKGGIEVEGVALGVMSVMEKVLG
- a CDS encoding 4Fe-4S binding protein, which encodes MKINDNCVGCGQCASFCKKGAIEVRGRARATDACVDCGMCIPYCPVKAIEVPA
- the fpoC gene encoding F420H2 dehydrogenase subunit FpoC, with product MDARTIIESLTGKFPEAISEAGIESPIRIRAYVDKDKAKEVCEYLKGSLQFDHLCSVSGVDYPQRDELEAVYHIASYDHPVVLMLKARLPRDSPEIESVVSVYWNANWYERETYELYGIFFKDHPELKPLVLPDDMLGEWPLRKDYEGFPNRTARNLV
- the fpoA gene encoding F420H2 dehydrogenase subunit FpoA, coding for MIGDTMSGIIDSYIPVAIFLAVGLIMPPMTMFMVKQLSPRSKAASKYTTYESGSVPTGTARIQFNVEYYLYAIAFVLFDIEVLFLYPWATVYKGHGITSIAVVEMFVFIFILLFGYVYLWKKEALTWVK
- the fpoB gene encoding F(420)H(2) dehydrogenase subunit B produces the protein MGEVKETKTNNSKENPEEEVPGVITTTTSAIHNFLKKTKAQDIINWGRKNSLWFMTQPMGCCGVEMIATGCAHYDTDRFGIIPRNSPRHADVMIISGYVTKKYLPALKRLWDQMPAPKWVIAMGDCAISGGPFYESYSTVQNIDEIFPIDVYIPGCPPRPEALIQGFVELQEKIKARKDRGTEY